GAATCTCGAGGTTGAGGAGTGTGCCATGTGGCAGACACGGGAACGAATCCGAAGGTTGATGACTTTCTCCGAAAACCGAGCAAGTGGCAGGAAGCATACCGGCAGTTGCGCCGCATTGTTCTGGACTGCAATCTGACCGAAGACTTCAAGTGGATGCACCCTTGTTACACCTTTGAGGGCAAAAACGCGGTGTTGATTCACGGATTCAAGGAATACTGCGCGCTTCTGTTCCCGAAAGGTGCACTGTTGCAAGACGCTCACGGGGTTCTTGTCCGGCAAACGGAGAATGTGCAGGGGGCGCGCCAGATCCGTTTTACCAGCGCGGAGGAAATCGTTGCCATGGAGGACACCTTGAAAGCCTGTATTCATGAGGCGATTGAGGTTGAAAGATTAGGCCTTACGGTCAAACTCAAAGACACCGCAGAGTTCCCAATGACAGAAGAACTTGAGCGCAAGTTCGACGAATTGCCTGCGC
The Alicyclobacillus curvatus genome window above contains:
- a CDS encoding YdeI family protein, which translates into the protein MADTGTNPKVDDFLRKPSKWQEAYRQLRRIVLDCNLTEDFKWMHPCYTFEGKNAVLIHGFKEYCALLFPKGALLQDAHGVLVRQTENVQGARQIRFTSAEEIVAMEDTLKACIHEAIEVERLGLTVKLKDTAEFPMTEELERKFDELPALRTAFEALTPGRQRAYLLYFSQPKQAKTRQARVEKYVEHIFAGKGLNDSREG